One region of Candidatus Hydrogenedentota bacterium genomic DNA includes:
- a CDS encoding sugar phosphate isomerase/epimerase — translation MKIGFHTDAFNSSYWGFEQCLQWAERNGVHFIECGLIDGVSWIHGLGYQPHVALYEDPMLLRRKMEGYGVRFSQVDAAYPLSGEDGPVRGLPYVLKSIPWAKHAGCERVATTDGLHKPEGLSDEQAMSQMKRTYEQIVTCAEAYEITVNIEVHGYFTTNPDRMEEMLAFCDSPYLRMNLDTGNTFIAGQDPVAFCKRFRDKVTHVHVKDVSESLAKAVRGEQTGIAVSQCAIGDGVNAGNIKQCLMLLRDRSYDGILSMECEGQGGPMIERSLAWLRNTLKELKISE, via the coding sequence ATGAAGATCGGTTTTCATACGGATGCGTTCAATTCTTCGTACTGGGGGTTCGAGCAATGCCTGCAGTGGGCAGAACGAAATGGGGTCCACTTCATCGAGTGTGGGCTAATCGACGGGGTAAGTTGGATACATGGCCTCGGCTATCAGCCGCATGTCGCGCTGTACGAAGATCCCATGCTCTTGCGTAGGAAGATGGAAGGATACGGCGTACGGTTCTCGCAAGTGGATGCCGCATATCCTTTGTCAGGAGAAGACGGCCCCGTTCGCGGCCTCCCCTACGTTCTTAAATCGATTCCCTGGGCAAAACACGCGGGATGCGAACGCGTGGCGACAACAGACGGTCTGCACAAACCCGAAGGCCTCTCGGACGAGCAGGCGATGAGCCAGATGAAGCGCACCTACGAGCAGATTGTCACGTGCGCGGAAGCCTACGAAATCACGGTCAACATCGAAGTGCACGGCTACTTCACGACCAATCCCGATCGCATGGAGGAAATGCTTGCCTTCTGTGACAGCCCCTACCTGCGCATGAATCTCGACACGGGCAACACCTTCATTGCAGGGCAAGATCCCGTGGCTTTCTGCAAACGTTTTCGCGACAAAGTGACGCATGTTCATGTCAAGGATGTAAGCGAGTCGCTGGCCAAAGCGGTACGCGGTGAGCAAACCGGCATCGCCGTAAGCCAATGCGCTATTGGCGATGGCGTCAACGCGGGCAACATCAAGCAATGCCTCATGCTGCTGCGCGATCGGAGCTATGACGGCATCCTTAGTATGGAGTGCGAGGGACAGGGCGGCCCCATGATTGAACGTTCCTTGGCGTGGTTGCGAAACACGCTGAAAGAACTCAAGATCTCGGAATAG